DNA from Actinomycetota bacterium:
GCTTGTTTGAACCCGAGTTCACCCGAGCGAACCTTGCCGGCGAGCCGGTCGTCGACGTCCTTGAGGTGAACGTGCTTGACCCGGCCTCTGGCCATCTCGGTGACGGCGACGGGATCGGCTCCGACGACAAACAGGTGACCCGTGTCCACACAGAGGTCGACATCACACGACTCGAGTAACCGCTCCACATGGCGCTGTTGCTCGATGGCCATGCCCCAGTGAGGGTGAAGCGCGGTGACCAGCCCGTTCCGCCCGGCAATGTCGCGAAGACGCTCGAGATTGGCGAGAAACGTGTCCCACTCGTCTTCCGTCATGTCGATCGAAGTGTCATAGCCATCGAGGTGAGAAGCCGGTCCCAGCACCATCACCTGAGAACCGGCGCTCGCCAACTGCCTGCAGGCACGATCGACGTATGCGAGGACGCGATCGATCAGGTCGGGCCGATAGAGAACGGCGACGACAAACCCCCCGACCACGTGCAGGTCGTATTGCTTCAGATACTCCACGATCTCCTCTGGATCGCGCGGCAGGTAGCCGTCAGGCCCGAGCTCGGTGGCCGACAGGCCGACCTCGACCATCTCGGACATGACGCGGTCACGGTCCATCAGGTGACCCCACCCGGGCGAACCATCAACACCCCAGGTGATCGGGGCACCGGCGACTCTGTCGAGTAGATCGCTCATGAGGTCTCCTCGACCGAGACTGGTCTTTCGGCCACGAGCGATCGGCGGCAAGCCTCGGCAACAGCCAGAGCCGCCCGGGCGTCATCGACCGTGCACGGGCTTGGCTGGTCTTCCACCACGGCGTCGACAAAGGCTTCCATCTCGGCCTTGTAGGCAGGGCCGAATCTCTCCAGCCAGCCGACCGTTACCGGGTCTTGGGGAAGGTCGAGGCCAGGATCGAGGGTCCGGATCGGCGTGTGGGCGTCCAGCCCGACGGTGACGCTGTCGGTGGTCCCGAAAAGCTCCATGCGAACGTCGTAACCGCGGGCATCGGTACGTACACCGGTAATGACCGCCAGAGTTCCTCCGTCGAGATGGGCGGTGACGGCTGCGGTCGCCACATCGGCGTGCTCCGCAAAGATCGGGATACCGTGACTGCTGCCGGTTGCACTGACTTGGAGAACTTCTTGCCCCGTGACGAAGCGGAGGATGTCGAATTCGTGGATGAGCATGTCGACGAAGATGCCGCCCGACCCCGCGATGTACTCCGCTCGAGGTGGCTCGAAGTCATGCGTCTGCGCCTGAACCAACATGACATCGCCGAGACCTCCAGAGGCGACCAATTCGTGGGCGGCCCGATAGCCAGGGTCGAAACGGCGCATGAACCCCACCTGGACCATGATCCCGCTCTCATCTACGGCAGCGACGGCCTTGTCGGTCGATGGCAGGTCCATGGAGATCGGCTTCTCGCAGAAGGTAGGAAGACCGGCGCGAGCAGTCTTGATGAGGTAGGAGGCATGCGTCTCCGTCGAGCTTGCGATCACCACCGCATCAACACTGTCGAATATCTCGTCGGGATCGTCGAGGTGATGTGCGTCGAGGTCGGCTGCCAGCTTCTTGGCCCGGCCGGCAGCAGAGTCGGCAATGACGAGTTCGTCGACGGCCGCTACTCCGGTCAAGACACCGGCGTGCAGTGTGCCGATGCGTCCAGCTCCGATCAAGCCGACTCGCAAAGCATCCCCTCCCGAGCTAATGCGCAAGCATCTTTGCTGTTTCTCACAGGAACGTGTGGAACGTTCCAACACCCGAAGCGTATACTGCCGGGGAAACCGATGTCAAGCGGTTCCGAGAGAACCCGTACGGCTCGTCGGGGTGGGAGGCGTTGTGAGATTGTTCGTTACAGGCGGCACCGGATTCGTCGGCAGCAACATACTGAAAGTTGCCATTGAGCGTTACGGAGCGTCGGTGGTCACTACTGCACACTCCTGGCAGGGCGATGGATCCGAGCCTTTCGAGGTTGTACGTGTGGATATGACCGACGGTCCGAGATTACGCGCTGCGGTCGTGGATGCCAGACCCGATGCAATCGTCCACACCGCGATCCTCAACGACTTCACCCGTATCTACGCAGATCGGCCGCTTGCCTGGAAGAGCTATGTCGATTCGACGCGGACACTCGTCGATGCAGCGAATGAGGTGAACGCCAAGATGATCTTGGTGTCGACCGACTGGGTGTTCGACGGAGAGCAACCGGGAGCCTCCGAAGACACGCCGCCGAATCCGATCAACCTCTACGGTGTCCTCAAGGTCATTGGCGAGACGATCGTGACGACGGCCGCCAAGAACGGCGCCGTGGCGCGAGTAGCCGGTGTCAACGGGACACACTGGTTGCGAGATGACTACAAGGCCGAGCAGAATCCGGGCATGGGGCATTTCGTCGGTGCCGTCGTCGACAGCTTGAAGGTTGGTGAGCCTTTTGCGGTCTGGAGCGGGCCTCTCAACATGGTCGGGACGCCAAGCCTCGCCAGTGAAAGCGCCGAGATGATCATGAGGATCATCAAGAAGGACCGGCGGGGCATCTTCCATTGCACCGGGGCCGACTCGATAGATCGGCTGGGTTTGGCGGTGGCGACCGCAGAAGCGTTCGATCTCGACTCCAGCTTGATTACAGCCGGACCTGCCGACTTCAGTGCCACCGGCCCTGCACCGATTCCGATCGACACGAGCCTCGATGCGACCGCCACGGGCACTGCGTTGGCCTATGAGCTTCCCGGTCTCGATCGATTGCTGGCCGCGTTCCGACACGAGATTGATCGCGGCGAATTGATGCCGGTCTAACGGTGGTTACTACGGTCGATTGTGTGCTCCCTGCCCATGCCCGGCTCGGTGAGTGCCCGGTGTGGAGCCCCGATACAGGGACCTTGTACTGGGTGGACATCGACGGATGCTCGGTGCACGAGTTCGATCCGGTGAGCGGAGCCGACAGCTCGTGGC
Protein-coding regions in this window:
- a CDS encoding sugar nucleotide-binding protein; the encoded protein is MRLFVTGGTGFVGSNILKVAIERYGASVVTTAHSWQGDGSEPFEVVRVDMTDGPRLRAAVVDARPDAIVHTAILNDFTRIYADRPLAWKSYVDSTRTLVDAANEVNAKMILVSTDWVFDGEQPGASEDTPPNPINLYGVLKVIGETIVTTAAKNGAVARVAGVNGTHWLRDDYKAEQNPGMGHFVGAVVDSLKVGEPFAVWSGPLNMVGTPSLASESAEMIMRIIKKDRRGIFHCTGADSIDRLGLAVATAEAFDLDSSLITAGPADFSATGPAPIPIDTSLDATATGTALAYELPGLDRLLAAFRHEIDRGELMPV
- a CDS encoding Gfo/Idh/MocA family oxidoreductase, with product MRVGLIGAGRIGTLHAGVLTGVAAVDELVIADSAAGRAKKLAADLDAHHLDDPDEIFDSVDAVVIASSTETHASYLIKTARAGLPTFCEKPISMDLPSTDKAVAAVDESGIMVQVGFMRRFDPGYRAAHELVASGGLGDVMLVQAQTHDFEPPRAEYIAGSGGIFVDMLIHEFDILRFVTGQEVLQVSATGSSHGIPIFAEHADVATAAVTAHLDGGTLAVITGVRTDARGYDVRMELFGTTDSVTVGLDAHTPIRTLDPGLDLPQDPVTVGWLERFGPAYKAEMEAFVDAVVEDQPSPCTVDDARAALAVAEACRRSLVAERPVSVEETS
- a CDS encoding TIM barrel protein, translating into MSDLLDRVAGAPITWGVDGSPGWGHLMDRDRVMSEMVEVGLSATELGPDGYLPRDPEEIVEYLKQYDLHVVGGFVVAVLYRPDLIDRVLAYVDRACRQLASAGSQVMVLGPASHLDGYDTSIDMTEDEWDTFLANLERLRDIAGRNGLVTALHPHWGMAIEQQRHVERLLESCDVDLCVDTGHLFVVGADPVAVTEMARGRVKHVHLKDVDDRLAGKVRSGELGFKQAVIDGMFKPLGHGDVDIAGVIRRLEASGFDGWYVLEQDASLAAEPEEGAGPKTDALLSFEYLRKIAADL